The following are encoded in a window of Fluviibacter phosphoraccumulans genomic DNA:
- a CDS encoding DUF5993 family protein: MFIVFLAATCAALLILNGRRSAGLVCSLLTIAVLAGLLVHHMTDKLPISL, translated from the coding sequence ATGTTTATTGTCTTTCTTGCCGCCACCTGCGCGGCGCTCCTCATTCTCAACGGACGCCGCAGCGCTGGCCTGGTGTGCAGCCTGCTGACCATTGCCGTGCTTGCCGGTTTACTGGTCCACCATATGACCGACAAACTACCGATCAGCCTGTGA
- a CDS encoding disulfide bond formation protein B yields MYLSRVTYLLNTLALAIITAVLGGAFIEQLVMGELPCPLCLLQRAGLIAVGLGFLLNLRFGIQPAHYGVALLGSLVGAAASMRQILLHIAPGDPGYSGAVFGLHLYSWSFVSFVCLMIGIGILLLEPVGNTRPQSRGRIVALTMLGFVAIVLANLVSTLLECGLTQCPDDPVSYMWLDALKSRF; encoded by the coding sequence ATGTATCTATCTAGAGTGACGTACCTACTTAATACCCTGGCGCTTGCCATCATCACCGCTGTTCTTGGTGGTGCCTTTATTGAACAACTGGTCATGGGTGAATTGCCCTGCCCGCTGTGCCTCTTGCAGCGCGCCGGGCTCATCGCCGTTGGTCTGGGCTTTTTGCTCAATCTACGCTTCGGCATACAACCGGCACACTATGGCGTTGCCCTGCTCGGCAGTCTTGTGGGCGCCGCCGCTTCAATGCGTCAAATTCTGCTGCACATCGCACCAGGCGATCCGGGTTATAGCGGTGCGGTCTTTGGGTTGCACTTGTACTCATGGTCGTTTGTGTCGTTCGTCTGCCTGATGATCGGTATCGGCATTCTGCTACTGGAGCCTGTAGGTAATACCCGGCCCCAGAGCCGCGGCCGAATCGTGGCCTTAACCATGCTGGGATTCGTCGCCATCGTCCTGGCCAATCTGGTCTCGACCCTGCTGGAATGTGGCCTGACACAATGTCCCGATGATCCCGTCAGCTATATGTGGCTGGACGCCCTCAAATCTCGGTTTTGA
- a CDS encoding 3-hydroxybutyrate dehydrogenase, whose translation MSLKGKVALVTGAASGIGRECALNMAAKGAKLVIADLSLDNSNLVVDEIKKAGGEAIAVNMDVTNEAQVNEGIQKCVDTFGAIDVLVSNAGIQIVWPIEEFPFADWKKLLSIHLDGAFLTTQAAIKHMYAGGNGGRIIYMGSVHSHEASKLKAAYVTAKHGLLGLARVVAKEGGPKGVTANVVCPGFVRTPLVEKQIPQQAAELHITEQEVIKNVMLKDTVDGEFTTTEDIAETVAFLAGFDSTAINGQSIIVSHGWFMQ comes from the coding sequence ATGTCGCTCAAAGGTAAAGTTGCTCTGGTTACTGGCGCTGCCAGTGGTATTGGTCGTGAATGTGCGTTGAACATGGCCGCCAAAGGCGCCAAGTTGGTGATTGCTGATCTCAGCCTCGACAACTCCAATCTGGTCGTCGACGAAATTAAAAAAGCGGGTGGCGAGGCCATCGCCGTCAATATGGATGTGACGAATGAAGCGCAGGTGAATGAGGGCATCCAGAAATGCGTTGATACCTTCGGGGCTATTGACGTACTGGTTTCCAATGCGGGTATTCAAATTGTGTGGCCGATTGAAGAGTTTCCGTTCGCCGATTGGAAGAAGCTGCTGTCGATTCACCTGGACGGGGCTTTCCTGACGACGCAGGCGGCGATCAAGCATATGTATGCCGGCGGTAACGGTGGCCGCATTATTTATATGGGTTCGGTGCACTCGCATGAAGCCTCAAAGCTGAAGGCAGCGTATGTCACGGCGAAGCATGGCCTTCTGGGTCTGGCGCGTGTCGTTGCTAAAGAAGGCGGTCCGAAGGGTGTAACGGCCAATGTGGTGTGCCCGGGTTTTGTGCGCACGCCGTTGGTCGAGAAGCAGATTCCGCAACAAGCCGCAGAACTGCATATTACTGAACAGGAAGTGATTAAGAACGTCATGCTGAAGGACACGGTTGATGGTGAGTTCACCACAACGGAGGACATTGCTGAAACGGTCGCTTTTCTGGCAGGTTTTGACTCGACGGCCATTAATGGTCAGTCGATTATCGTAAGCCACGGCTGGTTCATGCAGTAA
- a CDS encoding acetoacetate decarboxylase yields the protein MNIEEIRKNAFAMPYMSPAYSKGPYEFFGREFLIISYRTDPELLRKVVPEPLTIKDPIVNFEFIRMPDSAGFGNYTESGQIISIIDQDGKAGGYSNYLYLDDEAPTAGGREIWGFPKKLAKPVLEVDGDALVGTLDYGKIRVANGTMGYKYTPMDADAESKKMMASPNYLLKIIPNPDGSAGICQLVRYYAQNVRIAQAWTGPAQLELFKHALAPVADLPVLEIVGAKHLVCDTYTIGAGEIVLDYLK from the coding sequence ATGAATATTGAAGAAATCCGCAAGAACGCATTTGCCATGCCTTACATGAGCCCTGCCTACTCGAAGGGTCCTTACGAGTTTTTCGGTCGGGAGTTTCTGATCATCAGTTACCGGACCGATCCGGAGCTGCTGCGCAAGGTGGTGCCGGAACCGCTGACGATTAAAGATCCGATTGTTAATTTCGAGTTCATTCGCATGCCGGATTCGGCAGGTTTCGGCAATTACACGGAGAGCGGTCAAATCATTTCGATCATCGACCAGGATGGCAAGGCCGGTGGATACAGCAACTATCTGTATCTGGATGACGAAGCGCCGACGGCGGGTGGTCGTGAGATATGGGGATTCCCGAAGAAGCTGGCGAAACCGGTGCTTGAAGTCGATGGGGATGCGCTGGTCGGCACGCTGGACTACGGCAAGATTCGTGTGGCCAATGGCACCATGGGCTACAAATACACGCCAATGGACGCCGATGCCGAAAGCAAGAAGATGATGGCCTCGCCGAACTATCTGCTCAAGATTATTCCGAATCCGGATGGCAGCGCAGGTATTTGCCAGTTAGTCCGTTACTACGCCCAGAATGTACGCATTGCCCAAGCATGGACAGGCCCGGCACAGCTGGAGTTGTTCAAGCACGCACTGGCGCCTGTCGCCGATTTACCCGTCCTGGAAATTGTCGGTGCCAAGCATCTGGTCTGTGACACCTACACCATTGGCGCCGGTGAAATTGTTTTGGATTATTTGAAGTAA
- a CDS encoding DUF3734 domain-containing protein, translating to MTKIQIPPYKKIAMICQGGGALGAYQAGVYEGLSNAGIQPNWVLGISIGAINAALIAGNAPEKRVQHLHEFWESICRRPSLSAKAAFGTADLLGTGLESIQEMTKHFMTKTFGSYSAMMAILEGQPGFFNPRPFAPGYGKPSDISFYDTTPLIATLEKYVDFDRLNDPSNMRVSLGATNVRTGNFVYFDNRHTKLTPHHILASGSLPPGFPATEIDGEFYWDGGCVSNTPLFYLMTDEIDRADTLVFQVDLWSAKGELPGNIFEVMERQKDIQYSSRTRSITDAVRNIHRMRQMLLATLDRIPESVRKADPWFDHVAKQAFGSHYNVIQMIYQNKTNEGNYKDAEFSAETMQRHWAVGLEDTRKTLSDTSCLNMPAKEENFVTFDIHRKERYTAETPDPEQASVPMYTYESSDSHGGTNHNTGLPLEKTKPRAKQAPARKTAAKKPAAKPTASTPPKPSAKKAIAKG from the coding sequence ATGACAAAAATTCAAATCCCTCCCTACAAAAAAATTGCCATGATCTGCCAGGGCGGCGGCGCACTTGGCGCCTATCAGGCTGGCGTATACGAAGGACTGTCTAACGCTGGCATTCAGCCTAACTGGGTACTGGGCATTTCCATTGGCGCCATCAACGCCGCACTCATTGCCGGTAATGCGCCCGAAAAACGCGTACAGCATCTGCATGAATTCTGGGAGAGCATCTGCCGACGGCCATCGCTATCTGCCAAAGCGGCTTTTGGCACGGCAGATCTATTAGGCACCGGGTTGGAATCGATTCAGGAAATGACCAAGCATTTCATGACCAAGACCTTTGGTTCATACTCGGCCATGATGGCCATCTTGGAAGGCCAGCCTGGCTTTTTCAATCCGCGGCCTTTTGCGCCGGGTTATGGCAAACCCTCGGACATCAGCTTTTACGACACAACACCGCTTATTGCCACGCTGGAAAAGTACGTTGACTTTGACCGTCTAAACGACCCGAGCAATATGCGCGTATCACTGGGCGCAACCAATGTGCGCACGGGCAACTTTGTCTACTTTGACAACCGGCATACCAAGTTGACGCCACACCACATTCTTGCCTCAGGCTCGCTACCGCCGGGCTTCCCGGCCACCGAGATTGACGGCGAGTTTTACTGGGATGGCGGCTGCGTTTCCAACACCCCCTTGTTTTACCTCATGACGGACGAGATTGACCGTGCCGACACGCTGGTCTTCCAGGTCGATCTATGGAGCGCCAAAGGCGAACTGCCGGGCAACATCTTCGAAGTCATGGAACGGCAGAAGGATATTCAGTATTCCAGCCGCACGCGCAGCATTACCGATGCCGTACGCAACATCCACCGCATGCGCCAGATGCTGTTGGCCACCCTGGACCGAATTCCTGAATCGGTCCGCAAAGCCGACCCCTGGTTTGACCATGTGGCCAAGCAAGCATTCGGTAGCCACTACAATGTGATCCAGATGATCTACCAGAACAAAACTAATGAAGGCAATTACAAAGATGCCGAGTTCAGCGCTGAAACCATGCAGCGCCACTGGGCTGTGGGCCTGGAAGACACCCGCAAAACACTCAGTGACACAAGCTGTCTGAACATGCCCGCCAAAGAAGAAAACTTCGTCACCTTCGATATTCATCGCAAGGAGCGCTACACGGCTGAAACACCGGATCCGGAGCAAGCCAGCGTTCCGATGTACACCTATGAGTCATCGGATAGCCACGGGGGCACAAATCACAATACCGGCTTGCCTCTTGAGAAGACCAAGCCACGTGCCAAACAAGCCCCGGCGCGCAAGACCGCGGCAAAAAAACCCGCTGCCAAACCGACTGCAAGCACACCGCCTAAGCCGAGTGCCAAGAAGGCAATCGCTAAGGGCTAA
- a CDS encoding DUF1622 domain-containing protein: MMDHLSFIELMGEWGDALGVAVIVVGVVWGLLRFPFDLFRQGMDIAYTGIRNQIIRTLLLGLEILVAADIIRTVAVSPTLMSVAVLAAIVVIRTFLSWSLILEMEGRWPWQKASAAKR; this comes from the coding sequence ATGATGGATCACCTGTCTTTTATTGAATTGATGGGCGAATGGGGCGATGCCCTAGGTGTGGCCGTAATTGTGGTCGGTGTGGTCTGGGGCTTGTTGCGCTTTCCCTTTGATTTATTCCGGCAGGGCATGGATATAGCCTACACGGGAATCCGTAACCAGATTATCCGCACGCTGTTGCTTGGGCTGGAAATTCTGGTGGCCGCCGACATTATTCGTACTGTGGCCGTGAGCCCGACGCTGATGAGCGTAGCGGTACTTGCGGCGATCGTGGTCATTCGTACCTTCCTGAGTTGGTCATTGATTCTGGAGATGGAAGGTCGTTGGCCTTGGCAAAAAGCTTCTGCCGCGAAGCGCTGA
- a CDS encoding polyprenyl synthetase family protein yields the protein MRQVDEVIRASLHSEVVLVRQVSEYIIHSGGKRLRPALLLLTAGACGVPGPQARILAAVVEFIHTATLLHDDVVDESSLRRGRETANELFGNAASVLVGDFLYSRAFQMMVSVGRMRVMEVLSEATNIIAEGEVLQLMNCNDADVDEARYLQVIRYKTAKLFEAASRLGGVLADADAMLEDGLARYGMHLGTAFQIIDDVLDYSGNEADTGKHLGDDLAEGKPTLPLIYARDRGTPEIAAAIRTAIETGGLEEFDAVLKAVHESGALEAAREAARAEAGLAREALSGLPDSQYKNALIELADFAVARSH from the coding sequence ATGCGGCAAGTGGACGAGGTGATTCGTGCCTCCCTGCATTCGGAGGTGGTCCTTGTACGCCAGGTGTCGGAATACATCATCCATAGTGGCGGCAAGCGCCTGCGCCCGGCATTGCTGTTGCTGACAGCGGGTGCCTGTGGCGTACCGGGTCCTCAGGCGCGGATCTTGGCTGCCGTCGTAGAATTCATTCATACCGCCACTTTGCTGCATGATGATGTGGTGGATGAGTCCAGCCTGCGTCGCGGTCGGGAAACGGCCAACGAGCTGTTCGGTAATGCCGCCAGTGTGCTGGTTGGCGACTTTCTATATTCGCGCGCCTTCCAGATGATGGTATCGGTGGGCCGCATGCGTGTGATGGAGGTGCTATCAGAAGCCACCAATATCATTGCCGAAGGCGAAGTGCTGCAGTTGATGAACTGTAACGATGCCGATGTAGATGAAGCGCGCTACCTGCAGGTGATTCGCTATAAAACAGCCAAGCTGTTTGAGGCGGCGTCGCGTCTGGGGGGTGTTCTGGCTGATGCTGACGCCATGCTGGAAGATGGGCTTGCCCGTTACGGTATGCATTTGGGTACAGCTTTCCAGATTATTGATGATGTGCTGGATTATTCGGGTAACGAAGCCGATACTGGTAAGCACCTCGGTGACGATCTGGCTGAAGGCAAGCCGACCCTGCCACTGATTTATGCCCGTGATCGCGGTACCCCGGAAATCGCTGCGGCCATTCGCACTGCCATCGAGACGGGGGGGCTGGAAGAGTTTGATGCAGTTCTCAAGGCGGTTCACGAAAGCGGCGCCCTGGAGGCGGCTCGTGAAGCCGCCCGTGCCGAAGCTGGCTTGGCGCGTGAGGCGTTGAGTGGCTTACCGGATTCGCAATACAAAAATGCATTGATCGAGCTGGCTGATTTTGCCGTAGCGCGCTCCCACTAA
- the rplU gene encoding 50S ribosomal protein L21, whose amino-acid sequence MYAVIKTGGKQYRVVAGEKIKVEQIPAEVGTQITIDQVLMVGEGEAVKIGAPLVAGATVSATVLSQGRHDKVRIFKMRRRKHYQKRQGHRQNYTELQINTIAG is encoded by the coding sequence ATGTACGCGGTCATAAAAACCGGTGGCAAGCAGTATCGTGTCGTCGCTGGTGAAAAAATTAAAGTAGAACAGATACCGGCAGAAGTTGGCACCCAGATCACCATCGACCAGGTTCTTATGGTCGGCGAAGGCGAAGCCGTAAAAATCGGCGCGCCACTGGTGGCAGGTGCAACGGTATCTGCGACGGTCCTGAGTCAGGGTCGTCACGACAAGGTGCGCATTTTCAAAATGCGTCGTCGTAAGCATTACCAGAAGCGTCAAGGCCATCGTCAGAATTACACCGAACTGCAGATCAATACGATCGCAGGCTAA
- the rpmA gene encoding 50S ribosomal protein L27 has translation MAHKKAGGSSRNGRDSEAKRLGVKRYGGQLVKAGNIIVRQRGTEFHPGDNVGMGKDHTLFALIEGTVKFTVRGEQKRRTVVIQPVQ, from the coding sequence ATGGCACATAAAAAAGCAGGCGGCAGTTCACGTAACGGCCGCGACTCAGAAGCCAAACGACTTGGCGTTAAGCGCTACGGCGGTCAACTGGTTAAGGCTGGCAACATCATCGTTCGCCAGCGCGGTACCGAGTTCCACCCAGGTGACAACGTCGGCATGGGCAAGGATCACACCCTGTTCGCGCTGATCGAGGGCACCGTGAAGTTCACCGTTCGCGGCGAGCAAAAACGCCGCACCGTCGTTATTCAGCCGGTACAGTAA
- the cgtA gene encoding Obg family GTPase CgtA — translation MKFIDEARIEVIAGKGGDGCAAFRREKYVPRGGPSGGDGGKGGSVWAVADRNINTLVEYRYTRKFLARNGQNGMSAECYGAGAEDITLRLPVGTVISDYETGVVLHDMNEDGKTVLVAQGGRGGLGNIHFKSSINRAPRQFTRGTPGEERMLKLELKVLADVGLLGLPNAGKSTFIRSVSAAKPKVADYPFTTLHPNLGVVRTDENRSFVIADIPGVIEGAAEGAGLGHRFLRHLARTRLIMHLVDLAPFDPEADPVHDAIAIAAELEKYDPTLAEKPRWLILNKLDLIPEEERQKRIDTFLKKFKKAGGRAEQHFAIAAITGDGTRPLVFAIQDALDAMPPALPVHTENDVRDVMPDGETVYIDEDEDDAS, via the coding sequence ATGAAATTTATTGATGAAGCACGTATCGAAGTCATTGCCGGCAAAGGTGGCGACGGCTGTGCCGCGTTTCGCCGCGAAAAATATGTTCCCCGTGGCGGCCCCAGCGGCGGTGATGGCGGCAAAGGCGGTAGCGTCTGGGCTGTGGCTGACCGCAACATCAATACGCTCGTAGAGTACCGCTACACGCGCAAGTTTCTGGCGCGCAACGGGCAAAACGGCATGAGCGCCGAATGCTACGGCGCTGGCGCTGAAGACATTACCTTGCGCCTACCCGTCGGTACGGTCATCTCCGATTACGAAACCGGTGTCGTGCTGCACGACATGAACGAAGACGGCAAAACCGTCCTGGTGGCGCAGGGTGGGCGCGGCGGCCTCGGCAACATTCACTTTAAATCCAGTATCAATCGCGCTCCCCGCCAATTTACGCGTGGTACGCCCGGTGAAGAGCGCATGCTCAAACTGGAACTTAAAGTGCTGGCCGATGTCGGTCTGCTCGGCCTACCCAATGCGGGCAAGAGCACCTTTATTCGCTCCGTCTCCGCGGCCAAACCCAAAGTCGCCGACTACCCTTTTACGACGCTGCACCCCAACCTGGGCGTGGTGCGTACCGATGAAAACCGTAGCTTTGTTATCGCCGATATTCCTGGTGTGATCGAAGGCGCGGCGGAAGGTGCTGGTCTGGGCCATCGCTTCCTGCGCCATCTGGCGCGCACGCGTCTGATCATGCATCTGGTGGACTTGGCGCCGTTCGACCCGGAAGCCGATCCGGTCCACGATGCCATCGCCATTGCGGCCGAACTGGAAAAGTACGATCCCACGCTGGCTGAAAAGCCACGCTGGCTGATCCTGAACAAACTGGATCTGATCCCTGAAGAAGAGCGCCAGAAACGCATCGATACGTTCCTGAAGAAATTCAAAAAAGCCGGCGGTCGTGCCGAGCAGCACTTTGCGATTGCCGCCATTACCGGCGACGGTACCCGCCCCCTGGTTTTTGCTATTCAAGATGCGCTCGACGCCATGCCGCCTGCACTACCGGTGCACACCGAGAACGATGTGCGTGATGTCATGCCTGATGGCGAAACCGTTTACATCGATGAAGACGAGGATGATGCATCGTGA
- the proB gene encoding glutamate 5-kinase yields the protein MTQHQVARQPLVDARTLVVKIGSALITNNGTGLDLDAINSWAKQLAELAASGRRLLLVSSGAIACGMQQLGWSKRPSSIPELQAAAAVGQMGLAQTYQQAFGAHGIRTAQILLTHEDLADRTRYLNARATISTLLDLGVLPIINENDTVATDEIRFGDNDTLGALVANLIEADALIILTDQEGLYTADPRKEPAATLVSLGAAGDEQYERMAGGSGSHVGTGGMITKIWAAKRAARSGAHTVIASGRAPNALPRLLQGEALGTLLVASQPPLAARKQWLADHLQLAGRIQVDAGASKALRSGSSLLPVGVTAVEGEFERGAVVACLDETGHEIARGLSNYASSEARRIAGYPSGEIEQRLGYLDAPELIHRDNLVIV from the coding sequence GTGACCCAGCACCAAGTCGCTCGCCAACCGCTGGTTGATGCCCGCACACTGGTCGTCAAGATCGGTAGTGCGCTCATCACCAATAACGGCACCGGCCTCGACCTGGATGCAATTAATAGCTGGGCAAAACAGCTGGCCGAGCTGGCCGCCAGCGGCCGCCGGCTTCTGCTGGTGTCTTCCGGCGCCATCGCCTGTGGCATGCAGCAACTGGGCTGGAGCAAACGCCCAAGCAGTATTCCCGAACTGCAGGCGGCGGCGGCGGTCGGTCAGATGGGTCTAGCACAGACGTACCAGCAAGCCTTCGGCGCTCACGGCATCCGTACCGCCCAGATTCTGCTCACGCACGAAGATCTGGCCGATCGCACGCGCTATCTGAACGCCCGCGCCACCATCAGCACCCTGCTCGATCTGGGCGTCCTGCCCATCATCAACGAAAACGATACCGTTGCCACCGATGAAATCCGCTTTGGTGACAACGACACACTCGGCGCACTAGTCGCCAACCTGATCGAAGCCGATGCCCTGATCATCCTGACCGATCAGGAAGGTCTGTACACAGCCGATCCACGCAAAGAACCTGCTGCCACACTGGTCAGCCTGGGTGCAGCCGGTGACGAACAATACGAACGCATGGCCGGCGGCAGCGGTAGCCACGTCGGCACCGGCGGCATGATCACCAAGATCTGGGCGGCCAAACGCGCTGCGCGCAGCGGTGCCCACACCGTCATCGCCAGCGGTCGCGCACCCAACGCCCTGCCTCGCCTACTCCAGGGCGAAGCACTTGGCACGCTGCTCGTGGCCAGCCAACCGCCGCTGGCCGCCCGCAAACAATGGCTGGCCGATCATCTGCAACTGGCCGGTCGCATTCAAGTGGATGCAGGGGCCAGCAAGGCGCTCCGCTCGGGCAGCAGCTTGCTGCCCGTTGGCGTCACCGCGGTTGAAGGAGAATTCGAACGCGGTGCCGTGGTCGCCTGCCTGGACGAAACCGGCCATGAAATTGCCCGTGGCTTGAGCAACTACGCCAGCAGTGAAGCCCGCCGCATTGCCGGTTACCCGAGCGGCGAGATCGAACAGCGCCTGGGGTATCTGGATGCGCCGGAGCTTATTCACCGGGACAACCTCGTTATCGTATGA
- the coaE gene encoding dephospho-CoA kinase (Dephospho-CoA kinase (CoaE) performs the final step in coenzyme A biosynthesis.), whose product MNQNLTIGRPLVILTGGIATGKSSVAQRLRQHGIEVVDTDAIAHALTAPNGAALPELRKAFGNDVFEADDTLNRAALRDIVFNDPDQKIRLEQILHPMIRRQAIEALATATSPYVVADVPLFAETGFLREQADRVLVVDCPPEIQKQRLLARGNLPEALADLILQAQAPRETRLDLATEILDNSGSPQQRDARLDQLHQGYLFLSGTAENNDKNPDGL is encoded by the coding sequence ATGAACCAGAACCTGACCATCGGCCGCCCGCTGGTCATTCTGACTGGCGGCATCGCTACCGGTAAGTCATCCGTTGCCCAGCGACTCCGGCAACATGGTATCGAAGTCGTTGATACCGACGCCATTGCACATGCACTGACCGCCCCCAACGGCGCTGCGCTACCAGAACTACGCAAGGCATTTGGTAACGACGTGTTTGAAGCGGATGACACGCTCAATCGAGCCGCGCTACGCGATATCGTCTTTAACGATCCCGACCAGAAAATTAGGCTAGAGCAGATCCTGCACCCCATGATCCGGCGCCAGGCCATCGAAGCGTTGGCCACCGCCACATCGCCTTACGTCGTCGCCGATGTGCCGCTCTTTGCTGAAACCGGATTCTTGCGTGAACAAGCAGACCGTGTCCTGGTGGTGGACTGTCCGCCCGAGATTCAAAAACAACGCCTCCTGGCGCGCGGCAACCTCCCCGAAGCCCTGGCCGATCTGATTTTGCAGGCGCAGGCGCCACGCGAGACCCGCCTTGATCTGGCCACCGAAATCCTGGATAACAGCGGCAGCCCGCAGCAACGCGATGCGCGGCTGGATCAATTGCACCAAGGCTATTTATTCCTGTCCGGTACCGCTGAAAATAACGATAAAAACCCTGATGGCCTGTAA
- the zapD gene encoding cell division protein ZapD, translating into MLIYEYPLTERIRALLRLEDLFARMAHYLGAPDIHDHHAALTVLFEILEVARPDLKSELLQELERQRQVLTAFRDNPNISSEALDTALNEISEALNLLHALTGKLGQHLRDNEWLISVKNRSLIPGGLSEFDIPSYHLWLNQPTAQRQRDLQTWLEPFLPLRDGLAIVLHLLRDSGTPEAYTASRGSYQRTLAGVNSQMLRIRIHDAMITPETSANKYALNLRFMETDFHQRPRQVERDVHFDLTFCAI; encoded by the coding sequence GTGCTGATCTACGAATATCCGCTCACTGAACGTATTCGAGCCTTATTGAGGCTGGAAGATCTGTTCGCGCGCATGGCGCACTACCTTGGTGCGCCCGACATCCACGATCATCACGCCGCTTTAACCGTGCTGTTTGAGATCCTTGAGGTAGCGCGCCCTGATCTGAAGTCTGAATTGTTGCAAGAGCTGGAACGCCAGCGTCAGGTGTTGACTGCCTTCCGTGACAATCCGAATATATCGTCCGAAGCACTGGATACCGCCCTGAACGAGATCTCCGAAGCGCTCAATTTGTTACACGCACTCACCGGCAAGCTCGGTCAGCATCTGCGTGACAACGAATGGCTGATCTCCGTCAAAAATCGATCCCTGATCCCGGGCGGGCTGAGTGAGTTCGATATTCCCTCTTACCACCTCTGGCTCAATCAACCGACGGCACAGCGTCAGCGTGATCTGCAAACCTGGCTGGAGCCATTTTTGCCACTGCGCGATGGCCTGGCGATCGTGTTACACCTGTTACGCGACAGCGGCACACCCGAGGCCTACACTGCATCGCGCGGCAGCTATCAGCGCACCCTGGCCGGCGTTAATTCTCAAATGCTACGCATTCGTATCCACGATGCCATGATCACGCCCGAAACCAGCGCCAACAAATACGCACTCAATCTGCGCTTCATGGAAACCGATTTCCACCAGCGCCCGCGCCAGGTTGAACGCGACGTTCATTTCGATCTTACGTTCTGCGCCATTTAA
- a CDS encoding DNA gyrase inhibitor YacG, translating into MSKTVPCPHCGEPALFAPQNKWRPFCSERCKMIDLGAWATESYRIPVADPMDGLEAGGDSGTGDGD; encoded by the coding sequence GTGAGTAAGACCGTACCCTGCCCGCATTGCGGTGAACCGGCTTTGTTTGCGCCGCAAAACAAATGGCGGCCATTCTGTTCTGAACGCTGCAAAATGATCGACCTTGGTGCCTGGGCCACAGAGTCTTATCGCATCCCCGTGGCCGACCCGATGGATGGCCTAGAGGCCGGTGGTGACAGCGGCACAGGCGACGGCGACTAA
- a CDS encoding Nudix family hydrolase codes for MSEQHVVVSGAQIEAKLTRVSAAVILREQDGKPGYLLAQRPPGKAYAGYWEFPGGKVEAGESFAEALVRELQEELGITVTEMTPWITRHFVYPHARVEIRFFRVTSWDGLVHPLEHTAMAWLDCHVMAGVLDLEAMTPPFPVQPVLPANTPILRALALPDVYAITNALANGLEAELLRLRHARPPLVQVRDKELSDSERVAFCRAVVAEVHAYGGLVLLNGSEAAVSACGVDGLHLTAAALMDCHARPDWPLVFASCHTAEELSKACALGLDAAVLGPVARTDTHPDQTPMGWDSFALLITESAIPVYALGGMTRQDVDVAKARGAQGVGMMRGW; via the coding sequence ATGAGTGAGCAACATGTTGTGGTGTCTGGGGCACAGATAGAAGCCAAGTTGACGCGTGTTTCAGCGGCGGTGATTCTGCGAGAACAGGACGGCAAGCCAGGGTATTTGTTGGCGCAGCGTCCGCCGGGCAAGGCCTATGCCGGTTACTGGGAGTTTCCTGGCGGCAAGGTCGAGGCAGGAGAAAGTTTTGCCGAGGCGTTGGTGCGTGAGCTCCAGGAAGAGCTGGGGATCACAGTGACCGAGATGACGCCCTGGATCACCCGGCACTTTGTGTACCCGCATGCGCGGGTTGAGATTCGCTTCTTCCGGGTGACGTCATGGGATGGGCTCGTGCATCCGCTGGAGCATACGGCGATGGCCTGGCTGGATTGCCATGTGATGGCGGGCGTACTGGATCTGGAGGCGATGACACCGCCGTTTCCTGTGCAGCCTGTGTTACCAGCGAATACGCCGATTTTGCGGGCATTGGCCTTGCCAGATGTCTATGCCATTACGAATGCCCTGGCGAATGGGCTTGAGGCTGAGTTGTTACGCTTGCGTCATGCGCGGCCACCGCTGGTTCAGGTGCGTGACAAAGAGCTATCTGATAGTGAGCGCGTCGCCTTTTGTCGTGCCGTCGTTGCAGAAGTGCATGCCTACGGTGGGTTGGTATTGTTGAATGGATCAGAAGCAGCGGTAAGCGCTTGCGGTGTGGATGGACTCCATCTGACTGCGGCAGCGTTAATGGACTGTCATGCGCGGCCTGACTGGCCCTTGGTGTTTGCTTCATGTCACACGGCTGAGGAACTTAGTAAGGCGTGTGCATTAGGGTTAGATGCCGCCGTGCTTGGTCCGGTAGCGCGAACGGACACGCATCCTGATCAAACCCCTATGGGGTGGGACTCTTTTGCGTTACTGATCACCGAAAGCGCCATCCCGGTGTATGCCCTAGGCGGTATGACTCGGCAAGATGTTGATGTCGCTAAAGCACGGGGTGCCCAGGGGGTTGGGATGATGCGGGGCTGGTAG